From a single Hymenobacter sp. YIM 151500-1 genomic region:
- a CDS encoding SusC/RagA family TonB-linked outer membrane protein, whose translation MRRNLLIGLPLAAISVVQGVAQTRSVSGRVTDRTTGEGLPGVTVLLKGTSNGVSTNSDGTFTLSVPQEGGTLAISSVGYISVEKSIGSDSQINVGLSPDTKQLSEVVVTALGREQEKKGLGISVAEIKAEELVQARATNVVNSLAGKVAGVRVQASNGMVGSSSNIFIRGFTTFTGSNQPLFVIDGNPIDNSGGGNALQAGVSNSNRAVDINQDDIESVSILKGPAAAVLYGSRAASGAILITTKKGARAGAKGQTITVLSNYNVVRVGRLPEYQNIYGQGTGGAFNVLAQGSWGPRATGQTITNFRGEQEAFTISPDNVESIFKTGSNFQNNVSLSGATERTRYYASYGNLHEVGILDNNDLKRNTLTLNASANLTEKLRSGVNVIYTNSRSKRTPQGNQLSNPFFRSWFLPRTYDLRKYPFELSTNGGQQTLNSPGGTPNVNNTWYSNDDNPLWTIKNNVYNDEVNRVVGNASIAYDFTDWLSVDYRIGTDVSTQGYQLVSPRDSRANFIDNTLPSLVGTIREGTLNRRELNSYFNINLRRNITEDLGIRLLLGNEINQRRSTEVRVTGTDIQVRGFNNINNTLTYFPLGERFERRLIGVYGDLQLDYRKFAFLNLTGRNDWSSTFNPDKRSYFYPSASGSLVLSEAFSGLKDSKYFSLLKVRGAVAQVGREAPEYRTQTYYNPEGPADGFGPAIQFPFRGFTGQTFSSTAGNANLGPEFTTTYEVGTDIGLFNNRVTLEATYFNQRSRDIIFEVPVAGASGFTNIFQNIGKMESKGFEVLLNSTPVKIGSFTYSNSFNWSRIRNNVLSLAPGVDQITLGGFTTPSTRLIAGQPYGVIFGSVFQRAADGQLLVDANGRAQLALDNKIVGDPNPDWTGGITNTFTWKGLSLNTLLDIRYGGDIISRNVSDLRRQGAAEETADRDRLYVIKGVTADGRPNTTQIRAEDYFNDMYGFGRAEFVVFDASWLRLREVALTYALPKTLLDKTFIGGVELGINARNLFLYAPNVPHIDPEVNAQGVSNSQGLEFNALPQSRTYGASLRMTF comes from the coding sequence ATGAGAAGAAACCTACTCATCGGGCTTCCCTTGGCAGCTATTAGCGTTGTCCAGGGGGTGGCCCAGACCCGGAGCGTCTCCGGGCGAGTAACAGACCGCACTACGGGTGAAGGATTACCGGGGGTTACCGTGTTGCTTAAAGGCACCAGCAACGGGGTATCTACCAACTCGGATGGCACATTTACTCTGTCAGTGCCGCAAGAGGGTGGCACCCTTGCCATTAGCTCCGTAGGGTACATTTCGGTTGAAAAATCGATTGGCTCAGACAGCCAGATCAATGTTGGGCTTTCTCCGGACACCAAGCAGCTCAGCGAAGTAGTTGTAACTGCACTTGGCCGGGAGCAGGAGAAAAAAGGCCTGGGCATCTCCGTTGCCGAGATAAAGGCCGAAGAGTTGGTGCAGGCACGCGCTACCAACGTTGTTAACTCGCTGGCCGGCAAGGTTGCCGGAGTACGGGTGCAGGCGTCCAACGGTATGGTGGGCTCGTCGTCCAACATCTTTATCCGTGGCTTCACGACATTCACTGGCAGCAACCAGCCCCTGTTTGTAATCGACGGCAACCCCATCGACAACAGCGGTGGTGGCAATGCCTTGCAGGCGGGCGTGTCTAACTCCAACCGCGCCGTGGACATCAACCAGGATGACATCGAAAGTGTATCGATTCTGAAAGGTCCGGCAGCGGCAGTTCTGTATGGCTCACGGGCTGCTTCCGGTGCTATCCTGATTACCACTAAGAAAGGGGCTCGGGCCGGTGCCAAAGGGCAGACGATTACCGTACTCTCCAACTACAACGTGGTGAGAGTAGGACGCCTACCCGAATACCAGAACATTTACGGCCAGGGTACGGGTGGAGCCTTCAACGTGCTGGCGCAGGGTTCGTGGGGCCCGCGGGCAACCGGCCAAACCATCACCAACTTCCGGGGTGAGCAGGAAGCCTTTACCATCAGCCCCGATAACGTAGAAAGTATTTTCAAAACGGGCTCCAACTTCCAAAACAACGTTTCGCTGTCGGGCGCTACGGAGCGGACCCGGTATTATGCTTCCTACGGCAACCTGCATGAAGTTGGCATCCTGGACAATAACGACCTGAAGCGGAACACGCTTACCCTGAACGCTTCGGCTAACCTGACGGAAAAGCTGCGCTCGGGTGTCAACGTGATTTATACGAACTCCCGCTCCAAGCGCACACCGCAGGGTAACCAGCTGTCGAACCCGTTCTTCCGTTCCTGGTTCCTACCCCGCACGTATGACCTGCGCAAGTACCCGTTTGAACTATCAACGAACGGGGGCCAGCAGACGCTCAACTCGCCCGGCGGTACGCCTAACGTTAACAACACGTGGTACAGCAATGATGATAACCCACTGTGGACCATCAAAAACAACGTGTATAACGATGAGGTGAACCGTGTAGTAGGTAACGCCAGTATTGCTTACGATTTCACTGACTGGCTATCTGTTGATTACCGCATCGGCACGGACGTGTCAACCCAAGGCTACCAACTAGTGAGCCCCAGAGACAGTCGCGCTAACTTCATTGATAATACGCTACCCAGTCTAGTTGGCACTATCCGGGAAGGCACTCTAAATCGGCGGGAGTTGAATTCTTACTTCAACATCAACCTGCGGCGCAATATCACGGAAGATTTGGGGATACGCCTGTTGCTAGGAAATGAAATCAATCAGCGTCGTAGCACGGAAGTGCGCGTAACTGGCACTGATATCCAAGTTCGGGGCTTCAATAACATCAATAACACACTCACCTATTTCCCTTTGGGTGAACGTTTTGAACGCCGCTTGATTGGTGTGTACGGTGACTTACAACTTGACTACCGAAAATTCGCTTTCCTAAACCTCACAGGCCGCAATGACTGGTCTTCTACCTTTAACCCAGATAAGCGTTCTTACTTCTATCCCAGCGCATCAGGTAGCTTAGTGCTGTCTGAGGCCTTTTCTGGCTTAAAAGACTCGAAGTATTTCTCTTTGCTGAAGGTTCGTGGGGCAGTAGCGCAAGTAGGCCGGGAAGCCCCGGAGTACAGAACTCAAACCTACTACAACCCTGAGGGACCTGCCGACGGCTTCGGCCCGGCGATTCAATTTCCATTCCGCGGATTTACCGGGCAAACGTTTAGCAGCACCGCCGGCAATGCCAATCTAGGTCCGGAGTTCACCACAACCTACGAAGTTGGTACCGACATCGGCCTGTTCAACAATCGGGTAACCCTTGAGGCAACGTACTTCAACCAGCGCAGCCGCGACATCATCTTTGAGGTGCCAGTAGCCGGGGCCTCGGGCTTCACCAACATCTTCCAGAATATTGGCAAGATGGAGTCGAAAGGTTTTGAAGTACTGCTCAACTCGACGCCGGTTAAGATTGGAAGCTTCACGTACAGCAACTCCTTCAACTGGTCACGCATCCGCAACAACGTGTTGTCACTGGCTCCCGGTGTTGACCAAATCACGCTGGGTGGCTTCACTACGCCAAGTACCCGCCTGATTGCCGGCCAACCGTACGGGGTTATCTTCGGCTCCGTTTTCCAGCGTGCCGCCGATGGCCAGCTGCTGGTTGATGCCAACGGCCGTGCCCAGTTGGCCCTCGACAACAAAATTGTTGGTGACCCCAACCCCGACTGGACGGGCGGTATCACTAACACCTTCACGTGGAAAGGGTTGTCGCTGAATACGCTGCTGGATATTCGCTACGGCGGCGACATCATCTCGCGTAACGTGAGCGACCTGCGTCGCCAAGGCGCTGCCGAGGAAACTGCGGACCGCGACCGACTGTACGTTATCAAAGGGGTTACGGCCGATGGCCGTCCTAACACCACCCAAATTCGGGCCGAAGACTACTTCAACGACATGTATGGTTTCGGCCGCGCTGAGTTTGTCGTCTTCGATGCTTCTTGGCTCCGTCTACGGGAGGTAGCCCTGACCTATGCTCTGCCCAAAACGTTACTGGACAAGACCTTTATTGGTGGAGTTGAACTGGGAATCAATGCCCGTAACCTGTTCCTGTACGCCCCGAACGTACCGCACATCGACCCGGAAGTTAATGCCCAAGGGGTAAGCAACTCGCAAGGCCTGGAGTTTAACGCGCTACCCCAATCCCGGACGTACGGTGCCTCGCTGCGCATGACTTTCTAA
- a CDS encoding c-type cytochrome: MPHLSAPFYYQLTSKLKAGWGLLCTLIMLVFQTQAQKAEQLTYGQHIAPILQTNCVPCHKPNGAGPFPLTTYAEVSRHKQTIKAVTKSRYMPPWKADPHYVSFANERRLTDQEINQIQRWVDAGAPQGPKLRSPQPVTRSFAGTKTTPDLVLKPKKVLEIKGNGMETFVMFKIPFELPAGQAVQAIEFIPGNRQLLHHANFAVQAVENTIDIYAGSDYVLSDQFQTNLGEFQPFMQEVVYYGGWIPGATPQSFPAGIGFTMPRRGVILLTVHYGIAAKDTTDWSRINFYFTKTPIQRTIQATSIGSGGIGEIEPPLVIPADSVKKFQVKLTTSMDLSVLYVWPHMHLLGKRFKAWAVTPQGQQLPLVSIPEWDFRWQEAYRLKRLLRIPVGSTIMVEGVYDNTSSNPNNPFSPPKMVISQDLMESRSEMLNLIILFLPYEAGDEQKSN; encoded by the coding sequence ATGCCTCACTTATCGGCTCCTTTCTATTATCAGTTAACCAGCAAACTGAAAGCCGGATGGGGACTGCTGTGCACACTGATTATGTTGGTCTTTCAGACGCAGGCGCAGAAGGCAGAGCAGCTTACATATGGTCAGCATATAGCCCCTATTCTTCAAACCAACTGCGTGCCTTGCCACAAGCCTAACGGAGCAGGCCCCTTCCCGCTGACTACTTATGCGGAGGTGAGCCGGCATAAACAAACAATTAAGGCCGTCACGAAGAGCCGGTACATGCCGCCCTGGAAGGCAGATCCGCATTACGTTTCGTTTGCCAATGAGCGGCGCCTGACGGATCAGGAAATCAACCAGATTCAACGCTGGGTAGATGCGGGCGCACCACAGGGACCTAAGCTGCGCAGTCCTCAACCCGTTACTCGGTCTTTTGCCGGGACGAAAACCACGCCCGACTTGGTGCTGAAACCCAAAAAAGTCCTGGAGATAAAGGGGAACGGGATGGAGACATTTGTCATGTTCAAAATTCCCTTCGAGCTACCGGCAGGACAAGCGGTTCAGGCCATAGAATTTATTCCCGGCAACCGGCAGCTGCTTCATCACGCCAACTTTGCAGTACAGGCTGTAGAAAACACCATCGACATATACGCTGGCAGCGACTACGTGCTGTCTGACCAATTCCAAACCAACCTGGGCGAGTTTCAGCCATTTATGCAGGAGGTGGTGTATTACGGCGGCTGGATACCAGGTGCCACACCCCAGTCTTTCCCGGCAGGTATCGGGTTTACCATGCCCCGCCGTGGCGTAATTCTGCTTACTGTGCATTACGGCATTGCAGCCAAGGACACCACCGATTGGTCACGAATCAACTTTTACTTTACCAAGACCCCTATTCAGCGGACCATTCAAGCTACCAGTATAGGATCGGGTGGTATCGGGGAAATTGAACCACCTCTTGTTATTCCGGCTGATAGCGTGAAGAAATTTCAGGTTAAGCTAACTACCAGTATGGATTTATCGGTGCTATACGTGTGGCCGCATATGCATTTATTAGGCAAGAGATTTAAAGCGTGGGCTGTAACTCCTCAAGGGCAGCAACTACCCCTGGTAAGTATTCCTGAATGGGATTTTCGCTGGCAAGAGGCGTATCGTCTCAAGCGTTTACTACGCATTCCTGTTGGGTCCACTATTATGGTAGAAGGAGTCTACGATAACACCTCTAGTAACCCTAATAACCCATTTAGCCCTCCAAAAATGGTGATATCTCAAGATTTAATGGAGTCCAGAAGTGAAATGCTTAACTTAATCATACTCTTTCTTCCCTATGAAGCAGGTGATGAACAGAAGAGCAATTGA